A single Anopheles maculipalpis chromosome 3RL, idAnoMacuDA_375_x, whole genome shotgun sequence DNA region contains:
- the LOC126564583 gene encoding cytochrome P450 6d3-like: protein MILYSIGLLVGIVFLALKYVYSYWDRHGLPNLKPEIPYGNLRILAEKKESLNVAINNLYDQSSERLVGVYLFFRPAILVRDAHLAKRIMVNDFQHFHDRGVYCNEHGDPMSANLFALPGQRWKSLRGKLTPTFTSGQLRNMLPTFLEVGNKLQHYLESLATDKQIVNMRDIVSRYVLDVVASVFFGFEANCLHDPDDAFRVALRDLNNPDSFLNNIRSTGVFLCPGLLKFTGISALAPPMKKFTMEVISSHLHQRETGQVTRRDFIQILTDLRRKAGNNAEESLSDAQCAANVFLFYGAGADTSTGAITFTLHELTHHPEVMEKLQHEIDEMMERHKGEITYDNISELKYLDLCIKETLRMYPALAVLNRECTLDYRVPDSDIVIRKGTQMIIPLLGISMNEKYFPNPELYSPERFDDATKNYDQDAYYPFGAGPRNCIGLRQGLLLSKIALVLMLSKFNFSTTIPRKLSFEPVTVTLAPKGGLPMKIEKRTRQ, encoded by the exons ATGATCCTTTACAGTATAGGGCTGCTGGTGGGAATTGTGTTTCTAGCGCTCAAGTACGTCTATTCGTACTGGGATCGACATGGATTACCCAATCTAAAGCCCGAGATACCGTACGGAAATCTCCGCATACTGGCCGAAAAGAAAGAATCACTCAATGTGGCCATCAACAATCTGTACGATCAGTCATCGGAACGGCTTGTTGGAGTGTACCTGTTCTTCCGTCCGGCTATTCTAGTACGCGATGCCCATCTGGCGAAACGCATTATGGTGAACGATTTCCAACATTTCCATGATCGTGGCGTTTATTGCAACGAACATGGCGATCCAATGTCAGCTAACCTGTTCGCCCTGCCGGGACAACGTTGGAAAAGCCTGCGAGGAAAGCTGACACCAACCTTCACATCCGGACAACTTCGAAACATGCTTCCAACGTTTCTGGAGGTGGGCAACAAGCTTCAGCATTACCTCGAGAGCTTGGCCACGGATAAGCAGATTGTGAATATGCGTGACATTGTGTCCCGATACGTGCTAGACGTAGTTGCATCCGTGTTTTTCGGCTTCGAAGCCAACTGTCTGCACGATCCCGATGATGCCTTCCGCGTAGCGCTACGGGATCTAAACAATCCGGATAGCTTCCTCAACAACATCCGATCTACTGGTGTGTTTCTGTGCCCAGGATTGCTCAAGTTTACCGGCATTAGCGCACTCGCTCCCCCGATGAAGAAGTTTACGATGGAAGTTATCAGCTCGCATCTACATCAGCGTGAAACGGGGCAAGTTACAAGGCGAGATTTCATCCAGATTCTAACCGATCTTCGCCGGAAAGCGGGAAACAATGCGGAGGAATCACTGTCCGATGCACAGTGTGCTGCgaatgtgtttctgttttatgGTGCTGGTGCCGACACCTCAACGGGTGCGATCACCTTCACACTGCACGAGCTCACACATCACCCGGAAGTGATGGAAAAACTTCAGCACGAGATTGATGAGATGATGGAACGACACAAGGGGGAGATCACGTATGACAACATTAGCGAGTTGAAGTATTTGGATTTGTGTATCAAGGAAACGCTTCGAATGTATCCTGCACTTGCTGTTCTGAATCGAGAGTGTACGCTGGACTATCGTGTGCCGGACAGTGATATTGTCATTCGCAAAGGGACACAAATGATTATTCCTCTACTAGGGATCAGTATGAATGAGAAGTACTTCCCGAACCCGGAACTCTATTCCCCGGAGAGATTCGATGACGCCACGAAGAACTACGATCAAGATGCATACTATCCGTTCGGGGCTGGACCACGTAATTGTATCG GTCTACGACAAGGGCTTCTTCTCTCTAAGATTGCTCTAGTGTTGATGTTGTCCAAATTTAACTTCTCCACTACGATACCGCGAAAGCTTAGCTTTGAACCGGTCACTGTCACACTAGCACCGAAAGGAGGACTTCCAATGAAGATTGAAAAACGGACACGACAATAA